A genomic region of Nostoc sp. UHCC 0702 contains the following coding sequences:
- a CDS encoding insulinase family protein: MLIGLFLSLLLNVVPFSGNVTNAATPTAVTPVSGISLTNGVQKTVLDNGLTVLTKEVHTAPVVSVQVWYKVGSRNEIKGENGISHQLEHLMFKGTTDRPVQFGRLFSALGSQFNAFTSYDETAYFGTVQRDKLEALLTLEADRMENALVGSEQLTSEKRVVISELQGYENSPSYRLDRAVMREAFPNRAYGLSVGGTKADVEKFTVEQVRNYYQTYYSPDNATLVITGDFATEPVLKFVKETYGKLPKRPKTARFQQATSTSSASVAKKSPIVLKQPGSAALLQAVYPLPDIKHPDVPAIDVMDAILTGGRSSRLYQALVESGLASSVSGGAAELIEPGWYDISATAAPGQELGKIAQVLQESLAKLQQQPVTLEELNRAKTALQASFVLGNQDITSQASQLGYNQTVAGDYRFIEQYLAAIAKVTPAQVQQVAKTYLNPAKQTIGFFEPTQPDGKPGTSSADSGRTVENFSPGKPVDPAELAKYLPPATSATDSTKQSLPEQFTLTNGLRVLLLPDHSVPTINLSGQIDAGNEFDGNQRAGLANLTASNLINGTQTKNALTIAKTLEDRGASLSFSASREGVSISGQGLSANLPILIETLADVVQHATFPKDQLELSRQRALTSLKVQLDDPSGLGRRVFQQAIYPENHPFHSFPTVESLKSMTRDDLLRFYQQHYRPDTTTIALVGDFEPAKVKVLLNQVFGKWEATGTPPVINLPTVSFPQTSTRLNKVIPGKAEAVTYIGYNGISRKDPRYYAALILNQILGGDTLSSRLGTEVRDRQGLTYGIYSGFAAGVKPGPFLISMQTAPEDASKAIASTIALLKQLREQGVTEAEFNTAKRSITNSYPVELANPSDVSNIILNNAVLGLSRAEIREFPQRIQAVTMAQVQQAIEELIKPENLVIVTAGPGNITSQGG, encoded by the coding sequence ATGCTTATAGGATTATTCCTCAGCCTCCTCCTGAATGTTGTGCCGTTTTCGGGCAATGTCACAAATGCGGCAACACCGACAGCAGTGACACCCGTGTCTGGCATCTCACTCACCAATGGAGTGCAAAAAACGGTATTAGACAACGGCTTAACAGTATTAACCAAAGAAGTGCATACTGCCCCAGTAGTTAGTGTACAGGTTTGGTATAAAGTTGGCTCACGCAACGAAATTAAGGGAGAAAATGGTATTTCCCACCAACTAGAACACTTGATGTTCAAGGGTACAACCGATCGCCCAGTGCAGTTTGGACGGTTATTTAGTGCATTGGGTAGTCAGTTCAATGCCTTTACCAGCTATGACGAAACAGCTTACTTTGGTACAGTGCAGCGAGACAAACTCGAAGCACTGCTGACCTTGGAAGCAGACCGCATGGAAAACGCCTTAGTAGGATCTGAGCAACTAACGAGTGAAAAACGGGTAGTAATCTCGGAATTACAAGGGTATGAAAACTCACCAAGCTATCGTCTGGATCGGGCGGTGATGCGAGAAGCTTTTCCCAACCGAGCCTATGGCTTATCTGTGGGAGGTACGAAAGCAGATGTTGAGAAATTCACGGTGGAACAGGTGCGGAATTATTACCAAACCTACTACAGTCCAGATAATGCCACTTTGGTGATTACGGGAGATTTTGCTACAGAACCCGTCCTGAAATTTGTCAAAGAGACTTACGGAAAGCTACCAAAACGACCAAAGACAGCTCGTTTTCAACAAGCAACATCTACTTCATCCGCCTCTGTTGCGAAAAAATCCCCTATCGTCCTTAAGCAACCTGGAAGTGCAGCACTGCTGCAAGCTGTGTATCCCTTGCCAGATATCAAGCATCCCGATGTGCCAGCAATTGATGTCATGGATGCTATTCTCACTGGCGGACGCAGTTCTCGACTGTATCAGGCTTTGGTAGAATCTGGACTCGCCAGTTCAGTGAGTGGCGGTGCAGCCGAACTGATTGAACCGGGTTGGTATGACATTAGCGCTACGGCGGCTCCTGGTCAAGAGTTAGGGAAAATTGCCCAAGTCCTCCAGGAATCTTTGGCGAAACTGCAACAGCAACCAGTTACTTTAGAAGAATTGAACCGAGCCAAGACAGCACTGCAAGCCTCGTTTGTACTGGGTAATCAGGATATCACCTCTCAAGCCAGTCAGTTAGGGTATAACCAAACTGTCGCCGGGGATTATCGTTTTATTGAACAGTATTTGGCTGCGATCGCCAAAGTCACGCCCGCCCAAGTACAACAAGTAGCAAAAACTTACCTCAATCCTGCTAAACAAACCATCGGCTTTTTTGAACCAACTCAACCAGATGGGAAACCAGGAACTTCCAGCGCTGATTCTGGCCGCACTGTAGAGAACTTCAGCCCTGGTAAGCCTGTAGACCCAGCAGAACTTGCCAAATACCTCCCACCCGCAACATCAGCTACAGATTCCACCAAACAATCGTTACCAGAACAGTTCACTTTGACAAATGGCTTGCGGGTGCTGCTACTACCTGACCACAGCGTCCCTACCATTAACCTCAGCGGTCAAATTGATGCGGGGAATGAATTCGACGGCAATCAAAGAGCTGGATTAGCGAATCTGACTGCTAGTAACTTAATCAATGGGACGCAGACTAAAAATGCTCTCACCATAGCAAAAACTTTAGAAGACCGGGGAGCAAGTTTAAGCTTCAGTGCTAGCCGCGAAGGAGTCAGCATTAGCGGTCAGGGATTATCAGCCAACTTGCCGATATTAATTGAAACTTTGGCAGATGTGGTACAACATGCCACTTTTCCCAAAGACCAGTTAGAACTAAGCCGTCAGCGGGCGTTAACAAGTCTGAAAGTCCAGTTAGATGACCCCAGCGGACTCGGACGGCGGGTATTCCAACAAGCAATTTATCCAGAAAATCATCCGTTCCACAGCTTTCCCACGGTTGAAAGTTTAAAAAGCATGACTCGTGATGATTTACTGCGCTTCTACCAACAACATTATCGACCAGATACTACAACGATCGCTTTAGTGGGTGACTTTGAACCAGCTAAGGTAAAAGTATTGCTCAATCAAGTGTTCGGCAAATGGGAGGCTACAGGTACACCGCCTGTGATTAACTTGCCAACGGTGTCATTTCCCCAAACTTCCACACGCTTAAATAAAGTAATTCCTGGTAAAGCAGAAGCCGTTACCTACATCGGCTACAACGGTATCTCTCGCAAAGACCCGCGTTATTATGCCGCATTGATACTGAATCAGATTTTAGGTGGTGATACCTTATCTAGTCGCTTGGGTACGGAAGTGCGCGATCGCCAAGGTTTAACCTATGGTATTTACAGTGGGTTTGCAGCCGGAGTTAAGCCGGGGCCGTTCTTAATTAGTATGCAGACTGCACCAGAAGATGCCTCTAAAGCGATCGCTAGTACCATTGCTTTACTCAAACAGTTACGTGAACAAGGAGTAACTGAAGCTGAATTCAACACTGCGAAACGCTCAATTACTAATAGTTACCCTGTAGAATTAGCTAATCCCAGTGATGTATCTAACATCATCTTGAATAATGCTGTATTGGGGCTATCACGAGCGGAAATTCGAGAGTTTCCTCAGCGCATTCAAGCAGTGACTATGGCTCAAGTGCAACAAGCTATTGAGGAGTTAATTAAGCCAGAAAATCTGGTAATTGTCACAGCTGGCCCTGGAAATATTACATCTCAAGGCGGCTGA
- a CDS encoding GNAT family N-acetyltransferase, which produces MSQIPIKLETPRLVLRAFQDSDLAAFVAYRCDPEVAKYQSWDAPYPEAEAKNFIEAMKQAKPGTLGEWYQLAIELKATGEMIGDCAFCIANDGRQAEIGFTRSQTHQKQGYATEAVTRLLDYLFTEHNLHRVIANCDPENIASAKLLKRVGMRCEGHFVKSLWFKGNWADELWFAILRDEWQR; this is translated from the coding sequence ATGTCTCAAATACCTATCAAGCTAGAAACACCACGCTTAGTGCTGCGTGCATTTCAGGACAGCGATTTGGCAGCGTTCGTTGCCTATCGTTGTGACCCGGAAGTAGCAAAATATCAAAGTTGGGATGCGCCTTACCCAGAAGCCGAAGCGAAGAATTTTATAGAAGCTATGAAGCAGGCAAAACCAGGTACTTTAGGCGAGTGGTATCAGTTGGCAATTGAACTTAAGGCAACAGGCGAAATGATTGGTGATTGTGCCTTCTGCATAGCTAATGACGGGCGACAGGCGGAGATTGGCTTCACGCGATCGCAGACACACCAAAAACAAGGCTATGCTACTGAGGCTGTAACTCGCTTGCTAGATTATTTATTTACAGAACACAACCTGCATCGCGTTATTGCCAACTGCGATCCAGAGAATATAGCATCCGCTAAATTGTTGAAGCGTGTGGGTATGAGATGCGAAGGGCACTTTGTTAAAAGTTTGTGGTTTAAAGGCAACTGGGCAGACGAATTGTGGTTTGCCATTTTGCGCGATGAATGGCAGCGATAA
- a CDS encoding Uma2 family endonuclease: protein MKWEEVCEHKQLQDLPFKIELNKWGQIVMSPVKIKHSFYQGRIQRLLESLLNTGEVMPECAINTSDGVKVADVVWCSEERFTQIEDEVSASIAPEICVEVKSSGNTLDEIEFKKNLYLEAQALEVWLCNEQGEMKFYNQQGELEQSLLVPNFPQQIKR from the coding sequence ATGAAATGGGAAGAAGTTTGTGAACACAAACAATTACAAGATTTGCCCTTCAAAATCGAATTAAATAAATGGGGTCAAATCGTTATGAGTCCAGTAAAAATTAAACATTCTTTTTATCAAGGAAGAATTCAACGTTTATTGGAATCTTTATTAAATACAGGTGAAGTGATGCCAGAATGTGCTATTAACACATCAGACGGCGTGAAAGTTGCTGATGTTGTCTGGTGTTCAGAGGAACGATTTACTCAAATTGAAGATGAAGTGTCAGCATCTATTGCACCAGAAATATGTGTAGAAGTTAAATCCAGTGGGAACACTTTGGACGAAATAGAATTTAAAAAAAACTTATATTTAGAAGCTCAAGCATTAGAAGTATGGTTATGTAATGAGCAAGGTGAAATGAAATTCTATAATCAGCAAGGTGAATTAGAGCAATCTTTGTTAGTTCCTAACTTTCCTCAGCAAATTAAACGGTAA
- a CDS encoding Uma2 family endonuclease codes for MHTVITPERIELSPGTVVRMLGSWEDYQLLSQQLGDRCSPRIKYRPGEILLMAPLPEHGRDASLLADIAKVLLDHLEQRYDSFTPITMSLAQVSGIEPDYCFYIENWRSVVGKSRIDWLNDPPPDLVIEVDVTSYTDIDDYLSYKVPEVWLLKNKQLLVYRLQGENYVITESSYFPNVREIVQQCLQIANEQTTSEAIRWLRSFLPGNYPNL; via the coding sequence GTCAGAATGTTGGGATCTTGGGAAGATTATCAACTATTGAGTCAGCAACTTGGCGATCGCTGCTCACCTCGCATTAAATATAGACCTGGAGAGATTTTGTTAATGGCACCGCTACCAGAGCATGGAAGAGATGCGAGCTTACTGGCAGATATTGCTAAGGTGTTACTAGATCATTTAGAGCAAAGATACGATTCATTTACGCCCATCACCATGAGTTTGGCTCAAGTTAGCGGCATTGAGCCTGACTATTGCTTTTATATTGAAAATTGGAGATCCGTAGTAGGTAAAAGCCGTATCGACTGGCTCAATGACCCACCACCCGATTTAGTGATTGAAGTAGATGTTACTAGCTATACCGATATTGATGACTATCTCTCTTATAAAGTGCCAGAGGTTTGGCTGTTAAAGAATAAGCAGTTATTAGTTTATAGATTGCAGGGTGAAAATTACGTAATTACAGAAAGCAGCTATTTTCCTAACGTCAGAGAAATTGTGCAGCAATGCCTCCAAATTGCAAATGAGCAAACAACAAGTGAGGCGATAAGGTGGTTAAGAAGCTTTTTGCCTGGGAATTATCCTAATTTATGA